The Physeter macrocephalus isolate SW-GA unplaced genomic scaffold, ASM283717v5 random_610, whole genome shotgun sequence genomic sequence ACATGGAGAAGGAGCTGGCCAACTTTGACTCTTCTCGACCTGGTCCCCCAAATGGCCGTGTAGAGCGAGGTGAGGAGCCTTGGGGTCTGAGGGATTcttgcaggggttgggggaaacATGACTCCCTGATACCTGCTCCAAATCCTGGACACAATCCCTCATTCCCTACCATGGCCACAGTGAAGTGTATGATCATCACTAAACAGATGAAAAGCCTAGGACCCCCTTGAGAGTATGAGCCAAGTGGGTGACATTGCTGGACCACAGGGCTCCTGACCTCCTCCCACCAGTGACACCTTCCTTCCCATAGCCATGAGTGAAGTCACCTCCCTCCATGAGGACGACTGGAGATCCCGGCCTTCCCGGGGCCCTGCCCTCACCCCGATCCGGGATGAGGAATGGGGTCACCACTCCCCCCGGAGTTCGAGGAGGTGGGAACAAGAGCCCCCCCTGGACCGGCCAGGGAGTGGCTGGGGGGCCGGGCGGCCCCGAGCCCGTTCTGTGGACGCTCTAGATGACCTCGCCCGGCCCGGCTCCACTGAATCAGGGAGGTCTCCCCCAAGTAGTGGGAGGAGAGGCCGGGCCCGTGCACCCCCCCGAAGCCGCAGCCGTGATGACCTCTACGACCAAGACCAAGACGACTCAAGGCACTTCCCACACTCCCGGGATCCCTACTATGATGACTTCAGGTCTAGAGGCCGCCCTCATGCTGACCCTAGGGCCCGCTACCACCCCTCCCGGGACCCTCCAGATGATGGCTCCAGGTCTGGGGACCCCCAATATGATGGGCAGCTACTAGAAGAGGCCTTGAGGAAAAAGGGGCCAGCGGAGAGGAGGAGACCTtacagggaggaagaagaggaagcctACTACCCTCCAGCGCCTCCCCCTTACTCTGAGACGGACTCCCAGGCCTCACGGGAGCGGAGGCTTAAGAAGGTGAGTGAATGGCCCTACCTGGCTCTAAGAGCCTTCCTGGACCCTCTTCTCCAGTCCTCCCCAGCTCacatccttctttctttttcccttgcagAACTTGGGCCTGAGTCGGGAAAGTTTAGTCGTTTGATCTCAACGTTTTGTATGTaacttttgtacttttttttaaatttgaggaaTTATCGATGATCTTCTCCTAAGACTAATAAAACTTATGATCACAAGCCCTAAGTCTGGAGGGAAGCGTTTGTTTTGCTGCGCGAGGTGGGGAGCCCGGACAGCTGCTGTGTGTGTCTGCAAAAGGCCGCATGTCCAGTTCTCTTTTGGGACTTACGTCCCGATCCAGGAGGAAGGGACCAGCTCTGCCTTCTCCGTCGCTCGGCGGCCAGGAATACGTGACCCACGCTGGCTCCGCCCCGCCCTGCGTgcgcgcccccggccccgcccagaTGTGCGCATGCGCCTCGGGCCCCCGCCTTCGCGCACCAGAGCGCGGACGCCGGGGGCGCGCGTGCGcgctcctctccccttccaccccatccacccctcccccccgaCCTACTTTTCTGTCTCCAAACCCCGCCGCCTGCCTCGTTCCCGGCGACCAGAGCCCCTCCTCCGCGTTCCCCGGCGTTCCATCCGGGCCCGCGTTCCACTCGGGCAGCCCGCCGGCGGGTGCCggggcggcggccgcggcggcggcgacggcgaCCTCGCGCCCCGCCGACACTCGGGCCCGCGCGCCCGCCCTCCATCGGAGACAGACAGCGCGCGCGCTCCCCGGGGGCTGCCCTCCCCCTGCGCGCGTCGGCCCCGGGctcgcgccgccgccgccgcgcgcgCGCAGCTCaagtaaaggaggaaaaaaaagggggaaaaaatagaaagcggcggcggcggctgcagcaGCGATCCGCCGCCGCACTGGGCCAGGCCGGGCGGCGGACGCGCGAGCCGGCGACCCAGGGGAGAGGCTGAGGCCATCCAGGGCGGGCCGGGTTAAAAAACAAAgtcgcggcggcggcggctacTCAGGGAAGGAGGCCCGAGGGCCGCGTAGAGCGGGCGGGGGGCGGCTGCACTGCGTCCCGGAGCCTAGAGCCGCCGGGAGCCGGCCGGCGGGCGAGAGGGCGGAGGCGGCTGCAggagcagcggcggcggcggcggcggcggcggcatcTCCTCCTCACATGACCCCACTGTTTGTCCCCGTGATCAGCGCGAGCGGCTCCCGTGTCTCCTCCGTCCCCTCCTGCCGCGCGGCGTGAGCGCCGGGCTCGGGGCCCCCCCggccgcccgccccctcccctcccctccctcccctcccctcccctcccccccgggCCCGGCNNNNNNNNNNNNNNNNNNNNNNNNNNNNNNNNNNNNNNNNNNNNNNNNNNNNNNNNNNNNNNNNNNNNNNNNNNNNNNNNNNNNNNNNNNNNNNNNNNNNNNNNNNNNNNNNNNNNNNNNNNNNNNNNNNNNNNNNNNNNNNNNNNNNNNNNNNNNNNNNNNNNNNNNNNNNNNNNNNNNNNNNNNNNNNNNNNNNNNNNNNNNNNNNNNNNNNNNNNNNNNNNNNNcccgcccccaccccccccatggACATGCTGGACCCGGGTCTGGATCCTGCTGCCTCGGCTaccgctgctgctgccgccgccaggTAAGGGAGCCCGGCGGGTCCGCGCCCCCGCGCGCCCTGGCCCCGGCCCTTCGGCCTGGCGGACGGGCCGCCATGATCCCGAGCGGCCGCCGGGCCCAGCTCAAAATGGAGGCCGCGAGGGAGGGAGGACCCGCGCGAATATCCCTGGCCCCCGGACCTGGCGGTGCCGCAGCCCCAGACTGGGGCGGGCGGGATGGGGGCCCTGCACCTGGGTGaaggggcgggggcgcgggcaaCCTTGATCCCCTCTTCTTCCCGTCCTCCCCGCAGTCACGACAAGGGACCCGAGGCAGAGGAGGGCGTCGAGCTGCAGGAAGGTGAGTGCTCGCGGGGCCCACTGGGGCCGCGACCTGCGCCTGGGAGGGCACTGGGAGCGCCCTGGCCCGCGCCACTTCTGACCATCCCCCCTACCCTCCTCCGACCGCAGGCGGGGACGGCCCTGGGGCGGAGGAGCAGACGGCGGTGGCCATCGCCAGCGTCCAGCAGGCGGCGTTCGGCGACCACAACATCCAGTACCAATTCCGCACAGAGAATAATGGAGGACAGGTGAGCCTGCGGGCCCGGAGACCGGCGGGCAAGTGGAGGGTTGAGCCCCGGGTAGAGTGGGCGGGATGGGAGGGGCTCGGACCTGGTCCCTATCCGGGCCCCAGCGCGGGTCTTCCTTCTCTGCCGCCCCCTGCAGGTGACATACCGCGTAGTCCAGGTGACTGATGGTCAGCTGGACGGCCAGGGCGACACGGCAGGCGCCGTCAGCGTCGTGTCTACGGCTGCCTTCGCGGGGGGGCAGCAGGCTGTGACCCAGGTGGGTGTGGATGGGGCCACCCAGCGCCCCGGCCCCGCTGCTGCCTCTGTGCCCCCAGGTCCCGCAGCGCCCTTCCCACTGGTAGGTGCCCAGCAACCCCTGGGGGGATGGAGAAGGGACACTGATTCTGTTCTTGGGGAACCCCAGGGGGTGGGGCACGTGGGACCAAGATGCTGCCTTCAGGCCCTCAGGTGGAATCTCTGTTCTGCACAGTGAAACCTGGGGCAAGATCTttggaacatctttttttttttttttttttttttctgtgaaagggGGCTCACGGTAACAGGAAAGTCTCTAAGGCTTTAAAAGTGGGTCAGTTCACTAAGTGATTGCTGAGTATCTGTCGAGTTCCAGGGCTGTGAAACACAGGGCAGAGTGGCACACACAGAGGGGTTCCCCACTCTCCCTAGAGAATGCAGTAAACATCAAATATGGCAACTAGGGGATGGATTGGGGAACAAAGATGGCTAAGGGTGGCCTCTGTCCTCCTACTCCCTAGGCTGTAATCCAAAATCCCTTCAGCAATGGTGGCAGCCCGGCAGCTGAGGCTGTCAGTGGGGAGGCACGATTTGCCTATTTCCCAGCGTCCAGTGTGGGAGATACCACGGCTGTGTCCGTACAGACCACAGACCAGAGCTTGCAGGCTGGAggtaaaggaaggaaggggccaGGGCGGAAGGCAGGGGAGGCAACAGGCCTAGCAGGGAGGGAAGCTCCCCCAGCCAGTTCTGACTCTGTCCCCAGTTTTAGCACTAACCCCTGCTTTCCCTGCAGGCCAGTTCTATGTCATGATGACGCCCCAGGATGTGCTTCAGACAGGAACGCAGAGGACAATTGCACCCCGGACACACCCCTACTCCCCGTATGTGCAGGAGACCTGGTCCCAGGAGTAGGGGACACTGGGAGGGCCTGGTGTGGGGGCCCAAGGAAGGGAATGTGTTTCTGAAGTCGGAGCCAGGCAGTTGAGTACACGGCAGGCAGTTGGTATATTTTTTggtcagtttttgtttctttagtttaagtaaagaaaataccatattctctctctctttctcttcctctctctctctctctctctctctctctctctctctctctctctctctctctctctctctctctctcctctctctctctctctctctctttctttttctctctttgcataTGGATATGTGTTGcagaaatcatttttaagtcTGACTCCTTAATAAACGTTTGGACCAAGGGGCTGGAGGTAACATGCGcctattttttatattcttttctaggaAAATCGACGGAACCAGGACACCACGGGATGAGAGAAGGAGAGCTCAACATAATGAAGGTAAGGTCAgggtggagctgctgggcctcaCGGGCACAGCCTGGCCCGGTGCTTGGAGTCACAGATCAGGCACGCGACAAGTGCATGAGAGGTGCTTGTCGAATGCTGGAAAAGCAGAAGTGTGGAGGTTCGCTGACAGGAGCAAATAGGCAGGAGGTGTGAGCTGCAGTGTGTTTATCATCCTGACTAGTGACTCTGAATTAattactaatttctttttttttttttttttttttttgtggtatgcgggcctccctctgctgtggcctctcccgtcgcggagcacaggctccggacgcgcaggcccagcggccacggctcacgggcccagccgctccgcggcatgtgggatcctcccagaccagggcgcgaacccggttcccctgcatcggcaggcggacgcgcaaccactacgccaccagggaagcccaattactaatattttaaatggcaaGTTTCACATTCATGTATGGATTTCTTGCTCCTCTTGGAAAGTTGGGTTGGTCTGGCTCACCTGGACCTGCCTTCCCACGAAGTAGCTGTTT encodes the following:
- the USF2 gene encoding upstream stimulatory factor 2 isoform X1 encodes the protein MDMLDPGLDPAASATAAAAAASHDKGPEAEEGVELQEGGDGPGAEEQTAVAIASVQQAAFGDHNIQYQFRTENNGGQVTYRVVQVTDGQLDGQGDTAGAVSVVSTAAFAGGQQAVTQVGVDGATQRPGPAAASVPPGPAAPFPLAVIQNPFSNGGSPAAEAVSGEARFAYFPASSVGDTTAVSVQTTDQSLQAGGQFYVMMTPQDVLQTGTQRTIAPRTHPYSPKIDGTRTPRDERRRAQHNEVERRRRDKINNWIVQLSKIIPDCNADNSKTGASKGGILSKACDYIRELRQTNQRMQETFKEAERLQMDNELLRQQIEELKNENAVLRAQLQQHNLEMVGESARQ
- the USF2 gene encoding upstream stimulatory factor 2 isoform X2 encodes the protein MDMLDPGLDPAASATAAAAAASHDKGPEAEEGVELQEGGDGPGAEEQTAVAIASVQQAAFGDHNIQYQFRTENNGGQVTYRVVQVTDGQLDGQGDTAGAVSVVSTAAFAGGQQAVTQAVIQNPFSNGGSPAAEAVSGEARFAYFPASSVGDTTAVSVQTTDQSLQAGGQFYVMMTPQDVLQTGTQRTIAPRTHPYSPKIDGTRTPRDERRRAQHNEVERRRRDKINNWIVQLSKIIPDCNADNSKTGASKGGILSKACDYIRELRQTNQRMQETFKEAERLQMDNELLRQQIEELKNENAVLRAQLQQHNLEMVGESARQ